The following are from one region of the Amycolatopsis sp. QT-25 genome:
- a CDS encoding tetratricopeptide repeat protein: MTHPRGSASKTAALSAALSGAVDLSALKARAEAPQKQPPAPPRPADGAAPGAPAAGGAVIEVTEATFQSEVVERSMRQLVVVDLWAEWCGPCKQLSPVLERLAADSGGAWVLAKVDVDANPRIAQLFGAQSIPTVIAIGGGQPVDAFSGALPEPEIRKWLGSLLDALRDRLPGIKAAEENGGGVEVPEDPRFTEAEEAFERGDFAAAQAAYERILDVEPANEEAKTALAQVKFTARAEAAGPDAIAKADANPADLEAQLAAADLEVAGQRPEAGFARLVAVVRRTAGDERNKVREHLVALFDLFDSADERVMKARRDLASALY; this comes from the coding sequence GTGACACACCCACGCGGATCAGCATCGAAGACGGCGGCCCTTTCCGCCGCGCTTTCCGGCGCGGTCGACCTTTCCGCGCTCAAGGCGCGTGCCGAAGCGCCGCAGAAACAGCCCCCAGCCCCGCCGCGCCCGGCGGACGGTGCCGCGCCCGGCGCCCCCGCCGCGGGTGGCGCCGTGATCGAGGTCACCGAAGCGACCTTCCAGTCCGAGGTCGTCGAACGATCCATGCGGCAGCTGGTGGTCGTCGACCTGTGGGCCGAATGGTGCGGCCCGTGCAAACAGCTCAGCCCCGTGCTGGAACGCCTCGCCGCCGATTCCGGTGGCGCCTGGGTGCTCGCGAAGGTGGACGTCGACGCGAACCCGCGCATCGCGCAGCTCTTCGGCGCGCAGTCGATCCCGACGGTCATCGCCATCGGTGGCGGCCAGCCGGTCGACGCGTTCTCGGGCGCGCTGCCCGAACCCGAGATCCGCAAATGGCTCGGTTCGCTGCTCGACGCGCTGCGCGACCGGCTCCCCGGCATCAAGGCCGCCGAGGAGAACGGCGGTGGCGTCGAGGTGCCGGAGGACCCGCGGTTCACCGAGGCCGAGGAGGCCTTCGAACGCGGTGACTTCGCGGCGGCTCAGGCGGCCTACGAGCGCATCCTCGACGTCGAGCCGGCGAACGAGGAGGCCAAGACCGCGCTCGCGCAGGTCAAGTTCACCGCCCGCGCCGAGGCCGCGGGTCCCGACGCGATCGCGAAGGCCGACGCGAACCCGGCCGACCTCGAAGCGCAGCTCGCCGCCGCGGACCTCGAAGTCGCGGGGCAGCGGCCCGAGGCGGGCTTCGCGCGGCTGGTCGCCGTCGTGCGGCGTACCGCGGGCGACGAGCGCAACAAGGTGCGGGAGCATCTCGTGGCGCTGTTCGACCTGTTCGACTCGGCGGACGAGCGCGTCATGAAGGCGCGGCGGGATCTGGCGAGCGCTCTGTACTGA
- a CDS encoding thiamine-binding protein → MIVAFSVSPSATEEDGGVSEAVARAVKVVRESGLPNSTNAMFTNVEGSWDEVMDVVKRAVEAAGEGSSRVGLVLKADIRPGHEGQLTAKVERVEKHLSE, encoded by the coding sequence ATGATCGTGGCCTTCAGTGTCAGCCCGTCCGCGACCGAAGAGGACGGCGGGGTCAGCGAGGCCGTCGCCCGCGCGGTGAAAGTGGTACGCGAGTCCGGCCTGCCGAATTCCACCAACGCGATGTTCACCAATGTGGAGGGCTCCTGGGACGAAGTGATGGACGTCGTCAAACGCGCCGTCGAGGCCGCGGGGGAGGGCTCGTCACGGGTCGGACTGGTGCTCAAGGCCGACATCCGGCCGGGTCACGAAGGCCAGCTGACCGCGAAGGTGGAACGTGTCGAGAAGCACTTGAGCGAGTAG
- a CDS encoding MarR family transcriptional regulator: MSRPLPFDPIARAAQLWEARIGPSETMAAVTGIMRVQQIIQSAVDGALKPHGLTFARYEALVLLTFARASHLPMRVMGERLQLHPTSVTNIVDRLEKDGLVKRVPHPTDRRTTLVEITDEGRARREEATKAVTEIDFGLTGLTGKQTEQLTDLLTRVRKATGDFTE; the protein is encoded by the coding sequence ATGAGCCGTCCGTTGCCGTTCGACCCGATCGCCCGCGCGGCGCAGCTGTGGGAAGCCCGTATCGGGCCGTCCGAAACCATGGCCGCGGTGACCGGGATCATGCGCGTGCAACAGATCATCCAGTCCGCCGTGGATGGCGCGCTCAAACCGCACGGGCTGACCTTCGCCCGGTACGAGGCGCTTGTCCTGCTGACCTTCGCGCGCGCCTCCCATCTGCCGATGCGCGTGATGGGCGAGCGGCTCCAGCTGCATCCGACGAGTGTCACCAACATCGTCGACAGGCTCGAAAAGGACGGCCTGGTCAAGCGCGTGCCGCATCCGACCGACCGCCGGACCACGCTGGTCGAGATCACCGACGAAGGCCGCGCACGGCGCGAAGAGGCCACGAAGGCGGTCACCGAGATCGACTTCGGGCTGACCGGGCTCACCGGCAAGCAGACCGAGCAGCTGACCGACCTGCTCACCAGGGTCCGCAAGGCCACCGGCGACTTCACCGAATGA
- a CDS encoding DUF3817 domain-containing protein gives MSSKAALVFRVAAVAEALSWAGLLVGMFLKYAVKLGEGGVPVLGMVHGVVFVLYVLVSLSVAKPLGWRPKTLVLALLSSIPPLFTWLFESWALRNGKLDGPQRLSHGGVGLFAKAAKSSEPVAV, from the coding sequence GTGTCCAGCAAGGCCGCTCTAGTATTCCGCGTGGCCGCGGTAGCCGAAGCCCTCTCCTGGGCCGGGCTGCTGGTCGGGATGTTCCTCAAGTACGCCGTCAAGCTCGGCGAGGGCGGCGTTCCCGTCCTCGGCATGGTGCACGGCGTCGTGTTCGTCCTCTACGTGCTGGTCTCCCTGTCCGTGGCGAAGCCGCTCGGCTGGCGCCCGAAGACCCTGGTCCTCGCGCTGCTCTCCAGCATTCCGCCGCTGTTCACCTGGCTGTTCGAGTCCTGGGCGCTGCGCAACGGCAAGCTCGACGGGCCGCAGCGGTTGTCCCACGGCGGTGTCGGCCTGTTCGCCAAGGCCGCGAAGTCTTCGGAACCCGTCGCCGTCTGA
- a CDS encoding GH92 family glycosyl hydrolase, with product MPARTSIRVAGLLTALTVPAGLLTPVAAAAPGGDPVDAVNTFIGTKDDGNTFPGASAPFGMTQVSPISSHYAGYRYDDTAIRGFGHFFLSGAGCWEQGGLVSSLPTTGAVGPGAAFDTNEPGTFDHKKYASPYTHEGEVGKPGYYKVRLTGYGGVDAETTATTRTGVERYTFAKSGDANVFVNVGQANDKEPATASQIRVVGDRTVEGMVESQAFCGGKPYKTWFTTTFDKPFKSFGTWSPTGGAPGSKESAGGGGLRGAWLTFGGGQVTATTAISHVDAFGARLNLVAEKGRSFDVVRDGAQRAWREELSSVDIKGASKDDRTVFYTSLYHALLQPLTGNDADGRYRGFDDRIHRALGWTYYEFFSLWDTYRTQNQLLALLRPARAKDVAKSVLAIHDQGGWLPRWAYANQETNTMTGDPVTPFLVDLWRFGALSGQELKAYQALLRNSREIPPASSPFQGRSGNASYQKDGFVQYDKDFPKKGQDTDPNHGASATLEYALADCSLSIMAAGLGKKDDAKALADKGRSYRTLWDSSVTDRGFTGFYRPKLEGGEWFGPVGKPFTPQSQDGFHEGTSWQYQWLTQQDVPGLVERMGGKENVGKRLDDFFAYGDLVEDPAKTVREEWVVGPYNYYNQFRYNPNNEPDLHSPWMYTLTGQPWKTSAVVRAAHTLFTNAPNGVTGNDDLGTMSAWYVFSALGLYPAVPGTGQFVLNAPRFEKSVVHLENGRDITIKARGADPAKLQYVQGMGGGAQRAYVELAQLTRGTTLDFRLTDDAAKATWATGPEGAPKSPCAE from the coding sequence ATGCCTGCACGCACTTCGATCCGCGTCGCCGGGTTGCTCACCGCGCTCACTGTCCCGGCCGGGCTGCTCACGCCCGTCGCGGCGGCGGCACCCGGCGGCGACCCCGTGGACGCGGTCAACACCTTCATCGGCACCAAGGACGACGGCAACACCTTCCCCGGTGCTTCGGCCCCCTTCGGGATGACGCAGGTCAGCCCGATCTCGTCGCATTACGCCGGTTACCGCTACGACGACACCGCGATCCGCGGCTTCGGGCACTTCTTCCTGTCCGGCGCGGGCTGCTGGGAGCAGGGCGGCCTCGTGTCGTCGCTGCCCACCACCGGCGCGGTCGGCCCCGGCGCGGCGTTCGACACGAACGAACCGGGGACCTTCGACCACAAGAAGTACGCCTCGCCGTACACGCACGAGGGCGAGGTCGGGAAACCCGGCTACTACAAGGTGCGGCTCACCGGCTATGGCGGCGTCGACGCGGAGACCACCGCGACCACGCGGACCGGTGTCGAGCGGTACACCTTCGCGAAATCGGGTGACGCGAACGTTTTCGTCAATGTCGGGCAGGCCAACGACAAGGAACCCGCGACGGCGAGCCAGATCCGCGTCGTCGGGGACCGGACGGTCGAGGGAATGGTGGAGTCGCAGGCGTTCTGCGGCGGCAAACCGTACAAGACCTGGTTCACCACGACGTTCGACAAGCCGTTCAAGTCTTTCGGCACCTGGTCGCCGACGGGTGGCGCTCCGGGCTCGAAGGAGTCCGCGGGCGGTGGAGGCCTTCGTGGCGCCTGGCTGACCTTCGGCGGCGGACAGGTCACCGCGACGACGGCGATCTCCCATGTGGACGCTTTCGGCGCCCGGCTCAATCTGGTGGCCGAGAAGGGGCGCTCGTTCGACGTGGTCCGTGACGGTGCCCAGCGCGCCTGGCGCGAAGAACTGTCCTCAGTAGACATCAAGGGTGCGTCGAAGGACGACCGCACGGTGTTCTACACCTCGCTCTACCACGCGCTGTTGCAGCCGCTGACCGGCAACGACGCCGACGGCCGCTACCGCGGCTTCGACGACAGGATCCATCGGGCGCTGGGCTGGACCTACTACGAGTTCTTCTCGTTGTGGGACACCTATCGCACGCAGAACCAGCTGCTCGCCCTCTTGCGGCCGGCGCGGGCGAAGGACGTCGCGAAGTCCGTGCTCGCCATCCACGACCAGGGCGGCTGGCTGCCGCGCTGGGCGTACGCGAACCAGGAGACGAACACGATGACCGGCGATCCGGTCACCCCGTTCCTGGTCGACCTGTGGCGCTTCGGCGCGCTGTCCGGCCAGGAACTCAAGGCGTACCAGGCACTTCTGCGGAACTCGCGGGAGATCCCGCCCGCGTCCTCGCCGTTCCAGGGCCGCTCGGGGAACGCCAGTTACCAGAAGGACGGGTTCGTCCAGTACGACAAGGACTTCCCGAAGAAGGGCCAGGACACCGACCCGAACCACGGCGCTTCGGCCACGCTGGAATACGCGCTCGCGGACTGCTCGCTGTCCATCATGGCCGCCGGTCTCGGCAAGAAGGACGACGCGAAGGCCTTGGCGGACAAGGGGCGAAGCTATCGCACGCTGTGGGACTCGTCGGTGACCGACCGCGGCTTCACCGGCTTCTACCGGCCCAAACTCGAAGGCGGCGAATGGTTCGGCCCGGTGGGCAAGCCGTTCACCCCGCAGAGCCAGGACGGCTTCCACGAGGGCACGTCATGGCAGTACCAGTGGCTGACCCAGCAGGACGTCCCGGGCCTGGTGGAGCGCATGGGCGGCAAGGAGAACGTCGGCAAGCGGCTCGACGACTTCTTCGCCTACGGGGATCTGGTCGAGGATCCCGCGAAGACCGTGCGCGAGGAATGGGTCGTGGGCCCGTACAACTACTACAACCAGTTCCGCTACAACCCGAACAACGAGCCCGACCTCCACTCGCCGTGGATGTACACGCTGACCGGGCAGCCGTGGAAGACCTCGGCCGTGGTGCGCGCCGCGCACACGCTGTTCACCAACGCGCCGAACGGTGTCACCGGCAACGACGACCTCGGGACCATGTCCGCGTGGTACGTCTTCAGCGCGCTGGGCCTGTATCCGGCGGTGCCGGGCACCGGGCAGTTCGTGCTCAACGCGCCGCGGTTCGAGAAGTCCGTGGTGCATCTGGAGAACGGCCGGGACATCACGATCAAGGCCCGTGGCGCCGACCCGGCGAAGCTCCAATACGTCCAAGGAATGGGAGGCGGAGCACAGCGGGCGTATGTCGAGTTGGCACAGTTGACCCGAGGCACCACTTTGGACTTCCGCCTGACGGACGACGCGGCGAAGGCGACCTGGGCGACCGGTCCCGAAGGGGCGCCGAAATCGCCCTGTGCCGAATGA
- a CDS encoding LacI family DNA-binding transcriptional regulator, giving the protein MSDVARLAGVSIKTVSRVVNDEPAVHPDTAERVMAAIEQLGFRRNLGARNLRRGSTTGTIGLIVEDVGNPFYSELNRAVERIATSFGRQVLTGSSEENSDRERELVLEFCSRRVDGILVVPAGMQHGYLVPEMRAGTPVVFLDRPAGDIVADTVLVDNIGGTVEAVAHLAKHGHRRIAFLADSPDIFTAGERLRGFREGCVRNGIPYDETLVVLRTPTAESVGDAVRRLLTGPNPATAVLAGNNRVAVHLLRALAHAERRPAMISFDDFELADLLDPPVSVIAHDVSALGRAAAELLFARVQGDQSAPRKVVLPVHLVARGSGEVAPS; this is encoded by the coding sequence ATGAGTGACGTGGCCCGCCTCGCGGGCGTGAGCATCAAGACAGTCTCGCGGGTCGTGAACGACGAACCCGCCGTCCATCCGGACACCGCCGAGCGCGTCATGGCGGCCATCGAGCAGCTCGGGTTCCGGCGCAACCTCGGCGCGCGGAACCTGCGGCGCGGCTCGACGACCGGGACGATCGGCCTGATCGTCGAAGACGTCGGGAACCCCTTCTACTCCGAGCTGAACCGGGCCGTCGAACGCATCGCGACCTCGTTCGGCCGCCAGGTGCTGACCGGTTCGTCGGAGGAGAACTCCGACCGCGAACGCGAACTGGTCCTGGAGTTCTGCTCCCGCCGGGTCGACGGCATCCTCGTGGTCCCGGCCGGGATGCAGCACGGCTATCTGGTCCCCGAGATGCGCGCCGGCACGCCGGTGGTGTTCCTCGACCGGCCCGCCGGCGACATCGTGGCCGACACGGTGCTCGTCGACAACATCGGCGGCACCGTCGAAGCGGTCGCCCACCTGGCGAAACACGGGCACCGCCGGATCGCGTTCCTCGCCGACAGCCCGGACATCTTCACCGCGGGCGAACGGCTGCGCGGCTTCCGGGAGGGCTGCGTCCGCAACGGGATTCCCTACGACGAGACCCTCGTCGTGCTGCGGACGCCGACCGCCGAGAGTGTCGGCGACGCCGTGCGACGGCTGCTCACCGGGCCGAATCCGGCCACCGCCGTGCTCGCGGGCAACAACCGGGTCGCCGTGCACCTGCTGCGCGCGCTGGCGCACGCCGAGCGGCGTCCCGCGATGATCAGCTTCGACGACTTCGAACTGGCGGATCTGCTGGATCCGCCGGTCTCCGTGATCGCGCACGACGTGAGCGCGCTGGGCCGGGCGGCGGCGGAACTGCTGTTCGCCAGGGTCCAGGGAGATCAATCCGCACCGAGAAAGGTAGTTCTGCCCGTGCATCTCGTAGCCCGTGGTTCCGGGGAGGTCGCGCCTTCATGA
- a CDS encoding class I mannose-6-phosphate isomerase, producing the protein MSGHLEPIRLPANQPPQFYRGGDAIAALRGAPSESKFGPEDWVGSATTMFGQETHGLTKLPSGVWLRDAVRENPSAWLGAKHVEVLGDSTGLLVKLLDAGQRLPVHFHPSDSFAKRHFDSHFGKTEAWIVVGTYGDDPRVYPGFKETVDKATVHEWARTQDAPAMLGALNSVAVTPGDTVHIPAGLPHAIGEGVFVVELQQPTDFSLTLEWRDFLANPEKAHLGIGFETAIETLDTSGWDEERLGSIVKRTAGDHASTVDLLADGSDAFFCADRLRPAVSGKSTTLSLDPSFAVLVVMDGSGTLRTEHGGEFALRKGETYVVPHDAGQSTVEGEVTVIRCRPPAPEKRGDNR; encoded by the coding sequence ATGAGCGGTCACCTCGAACCGATCCGCCTGCCGGCGAACCAGCCGCCGCAGTTCTACCGCGGCGGCGACGCCATCGCCGCGTTGCGGGGCGCCCCCTCGGAGTCCAAGTTCGGGCCCGAAGACTGGGTCGGCTCGGCCACCACGATGTTCGGCCAGGAGACCCACGGCCTGACCAAGCTGCCCAGCGGGGTCTGGCTGCGCGACGCCGTCCGCGAGAACCCGTCGGCCTGGCTCGGCGCGAAACACGTCGAGGTACTCGGCGATTCGACCGGCCTGCTGGTGAAACTGCTCGACGCCGGCCAGCGCCTGCCGGTGCACTTCCACCCGTCCGATTCGTTCGCGAAACGGCACTTCGACTCGCACTTCGGCAAGACCGAAGCGTGGATCGTGGTCGGCACCTACGGCGACGACCCGCGTGTCTACCCGGGCTTCAAGGAAACCGTCGACAAAGCGACGGTGCACGAATGGGCCCGCACCCAGGACGCGCCCGCCATGCTCGGCGCGTTGAACAGTGTCGCGGTCACGCCCGGCGACACGGTCCACATCCCGGCGGGCCTGCCGCACGCGATCGGCGAAGGCGTGTTCGTCGTCGAACTCCAGCAGCCGACCGACTTCTCGCTGACCCTGGAGTGGCGGGACTTCCTGGCGAACCCGGAGAAGGCGCACCTCGGCATCGGGTTCGAGACCGCCATCGAAACCCTGGACACCTCGGGCTGGGACGAGGAGCGGCTCGGCTCCATCGTCAAGCGCACCGCGGGTGATCACGCGTCCACTGTGGACCTTCTCGCCGACGGCAGTGACGCGTTCTTCTGCGCCGATCGGCTCCGTCCCGCTGTTTCCGGGAAGTCGACAACGTTGTCACTCGACCCGTCTTTCGCGGTGCTGGTCGTGATGGACGGTTCGGGGACGCTCCGCACCGAACACGGCGGCGAATTCGCCTTGCGCAAGGGCGAGACATACGTGGTCCCGCACGACGCCGGCCAGTCCACTGTGGAGGGCGAGGTCACGGTCATCCGCTGCCGTCCGCCCGCACCGGAGAAGAGGGGCGATAACCGGTGA
- a CDS encoding histidine kinase → MSTRLPWRPAASADPVPVLAAAQRVSDDLSDGLAGPRARRATHGLRRLFGVPGLGLTDLSGSLTWSGRPAADDVVVSALDEVLHSETQVSEPGLLALPLHVHDELAGVLLVTEGRSAVARQAAELVVHALERGRLEASAEQAAEAELRALRAEISPHFVYNALTVISSLVRSDPDRARDLMLDFAEYTRYSLARHGEYTMVAEEFRAVETYLALQRAVLGERLRVQVRVAPEVLAVAVPYLVLEPLVENAIRHGIEPRAEAGLIQIQGMAEGNDCVLSVEDDGVGMDPVRAAAILAGRGDDGGVGLANVDRRLRSVYGPWYGLTVETETGAGTRVVVRVPRFQPGVLP, encoded by the coding sequence ATGAGCACGCGTCTGCCCTGGCGTCCCGCCGCGAGCGCGGATCCGGTGCCGGTGCTCGCCGCCGCGCAGCGCGTCTCCGACGATCTCAGCGACGGCCTCGCCGGGCCGCGCGCCCGCCGCGCCACGCACGGCCTCCGCCGCTTGTTCGGCGTCCCCGGCCTCGGGCTGACCGACCTTTCTGGCTCGCTGACCTGGTCCGGCCGCCCGGCGGCGGACGACGTCGTGGTTTCGGCGCTCGACGAGGTCCTCCACTCCGAGACGCAGGTGTCCGAGCCCGGGCTGCTGGCGCTGCCGCTGCACGTCCACGACGAACTGGCCGGTGTCCTCCTGGTCACCGAAGGCCGGAGCGCCGTCGCCCGCCAGGCCGCCGAGCTCGTCGTCCACGCGCTCGAACGCGGCAGGCTGGAGGCCTCCGCCGAGCAGGCCGCGGAGGCCGAGCTGCGCGCGCTGCGGGCCGAGATCTCGCCGCATTTCGTCTACAACGCGCTCACCGTGATCTCCTCGCTGGTCCGCTCCGATCCGGATCGCGCCCGCGACCTGATGCTCGACTTCGCCGAGTACACCCGCTACAGCCTGGCCCGGCACGGCGAGTACACGATGGTCGCCGAGGAGTTCCGCGCCGTCGAGACGTATCTGGCGTTGCAGCGCGCGGTGCTCGGTGAGCGGCTGCGGGTGCAGGTGCGCGTCGCGCCGGAGGTGCTCGCCGTCGCGGTGCCGTACCTCGTGCTGGAACCGTTGGTGGAGAACGCGATCCGGCACGGGATCGAGCCGCGCGCCGAAGCGGGGCTCATCCAGATCCAGGGAATGGCGGAAGGGAACGACTGCGTGCTCAGCGTCGAGGACGACGGTGTCGGCATGGACCCCGTCCGCGCGGCGGCGATCCTGGCCGGACGCGGCGACGACGGCGGCGTGGGACTGGCCAATGTGGACAGACGGCTGCGTAGTGTCTACGGGCCGTGGTACGGCCTGACGGTCGAGACCGAGACCGGCGCGGGCACCAGGGTCGTGGTGCGCGTGCCCCGCTTCCAGCCGGGGGTGCTGCCGTGA
- a CDS encoding LytTR family DNA-binding domain-containing protein, with protein MRNGLRVLAVDDVPPALDELCSLLREAPEVAGVVAAGDALNALKLLQGGHFDAVFLDISMPGLDGLELASLLARLNRPPVIVFVTAHDGHAVAAYGIGAVDYLLKPVRAERLSAALAKVVRMAGDQDGEPKPAPDAMSAMPVESGGRTRYVRRDDVQFVEAHGDYVQLHTKSGVHVTRMPLSRLEEYWEGTGFTRVHRGFLLAVDAVLELRSDTTGGLLAHTEAGDVPVSRRHARDLRDRLLAAAQRGELGRGSRR; from the coding sequence GTGAGGAACGGGCTGCGGGTGCTGGCGGTCGACGACGTCCCGCCCGCCCTCGACGAATTGTGCAGCTTGCTGCGCGAGGCACCGGAAGTCGCCGGAGTGGTCGCCGCCGGCGACGCGCTGAACGCGCTCAAGCTGTTGCAGGGCGGCCATTTCGACGCCGTCTTCCTCGATATCTCGATGCCGGGGCTCGACGGGCTCGAACTCGCCTCGCTGCTGGCCCGGCTCAACCGGCCGCCGGTGATCGTGTTCGTCACCGCGCACGACGGCCACGCCGTGGCCGCGTACGGCATCGGCGCCGTCGACTACCTGCTCAAACCGGTCCGCGCGGAACGACTGTCCGCCGCACTGGCCAAAGTGGTCCGGATGGCGGGCGACCAGGACGGCGAACCGAAACCGGCGCCGGACGCGATGTCCGCGATGCCGGTGGAATCGGGCGGGCGCACGCGATACGTCCGCCGGGACGACGTCCAGTTCGTCGAGGCGCACGGCGACTACGTCCAGCTGCACACGAAATCCGGCGTCCACGTCACGCGCATGCCCCTCTCCCGGCTCGAAGAGTATTGGGAGGGAACGGGTTTCACCCGCGTGCACCGGGGTTTCCTGCTCGCCGTGGACGCGGTGCTCGAACTACGCAGCGATACCACCGGCGGATTGCTCGCCCATACCGAAGCGGGTGACGTGCCGGTGAGCCGCCGCCACGCGCGCGACCTGCGCGACCGGCTGCTCGCCGCCGCGCAACGCGGCGAACTGGGCCGGGGAAGCCGTCGGTGA
- a CDS encoding cation acetate symporter, protein MVPALSVAPVVLVTLLIGLRGVAAMRTTSDFLVASRRISPLVNSAAVSGEYLSAASFLGVAGLVVKDGIGALWYPVGFTAGYIAMLVLVAAPMRRSGALTVPDFAEARLASPALRRLAAVVVLVIGTLYLVPQFRTAGLVLTAVGGTPYWVGVVIAGAAVSATLALGGMRAATYVQAFQFVLKLVLFLVPAIWLVSQVSPEERSASVHPVEFTHFARDTELSFEIDVTLTLREPTTLLTPEKHVVPPGELVARSGQTLHFAEGTPVPAVRGGAPLGGPDWQRPLLDLGDHGYPLLGTWAILIATMLGTMGLPHVLMRFHTSPDGRAARRTAAITVALLGVFYLFPGVYGVLGRVLVPELYVSGATDTVVVALPAQVDDGWAGSLFTGLLTAGAFAAFLATSLGLLLVISGAVAHDLAPGGLRRLRWSVLGAAAVMVLLALPSARLDAGVLVTWGFTVAASTFCPLLVLGIWWDRLTAAGAISGVLAGLVASSGSILVALSVPGLSGLPAILVSQPAPWSVPLAFGVMLVVSLRGRPPAWSTAAMLRLHLDDRTAEPPSSWPGHRSSTVRRLGRRSNR, encoded by the coding sequence GTGGTCCCGGCGCTTTCGGTGGCACCGGTCGTGCTGGTCACGCTGCTGATCGGGTTGCGTGGCGTCGCGGCCATGCGCACGACGTCGGACTTCCTCGTCGCCTCGCGCCGGATCTCCCCGTTGGTCAACTCGGCCGCGGTCTCCGGCGAATACCTGTCCGCGGCGTCGTTCCTCGGGGTGGCGGGGCTGGTGGTGAAGGACGGGATCGGCGCGCTCTGGTACCCGGTCGGGTTCACCGCCGGGTACATCGCGATGCTGGTCCTCGTGGCGGCGCCGATGCGGCGCTCCGGCGCGCTCACCGTCCCGGACTTCGCCGAAGCCCGGCTCGCCTCCCCCGCCCTGCGCCGCCTCGCCGCGGTCGTCGTCCTCGTGATCGGCACCCTCTACCTGGTCCCGCAATTCCGTACCGCGGGGCTGGTGCTGACCGCCGTCGGCGGCACGCCGTACTGGGTCGGTGTCGTCATCGCGGGCGCCGCCGTCAGCGCGACACTGGCGCTCGGCGGGATGCGCGCGGCGACCTACGTCCAGGCCTTCCAGTTCGTGCTGAAGCTGGTGCTGTTCCTCGTCCCCGCGATCTGGCTGGTCTCCCAGGTCTCCCCGGAGGAACGGTCGGCTTCGGTGCACCCGGTGGAATTCACCCACTTCGCCCGCGACACCGAGCTGTCCTTCGAGATCGACGTGACACTGACCTTGCGCGAGCCGACCACCCTGCTCACCCCGGAAAAACACGTGGTGCCGCCGGGGGAACTGGTGGCCAGGAGCGGGCAGACACTGCACTTCGCCGAGGGCACCCCGGTTCCCGCCGTCCGGGGCGGGGCCCCGCTGGGTGGGCCGGATTGGCAACGGCCGCTGCTCGACCTCGGCGACCACGGCTATCCGCTGCTCGGCACGTGGGCGATCCTGATCGCCACCATGCTCGGCACCATGGGCCTGCCGCATGTCCTGATGCGCTTCCACACCAGCCCGGACGGCCGCGCCGCGCGCCGCACCGCGGCGATCACCGTCGCCCTGCTCGGCGTCTTCTACCTGTTCCCAGGGGTTTACGGCGTCCTCGGCCGGGTGCTGGTGCCCGAACTGTACGTCTCCGGCGCGACGGACACCGTCGTCGTCGCGCTGCCGGCACAGGTCGACGACGGCTGGGCGGGGTCGCTGTTCACCGGGCTGCTGACGGCTGGCGCGTTCGCCGCGTTCCTGGCGACGTCGCTCGGGTTGCTGCTGGTCATCTCCGGCGCGGTCGCGCACGACCTTGCCCCCGGCGGCCTGCGGCGATTGCGCTGGTCGGTGCTCGGCGCGGCGGCGGTGATGGTCCTGCTCGCGCTGCCGTCGGCGAGACTGGACGCCGGTGTTCTCGTCACCTGGGGTTTCACCGTGGCCGCGTCGACGTTCTGCCCGTTGCTGGTACTCGGCATCTGGTGGGACCGGCTCACCGCCGCGGGCGCGATCAGCGGCGTCCTCGCCGGTCTCGTCGCGTCTTCGGGCTCGATCCTGGTGGCGCTGTCCGTCCCGGGCCTGAGCGGTCTGCCCGCGATCCTGGTGTCGCAGCCCGCGCCGTGGTCGGTTCCGCTGGCATTCGGCGTAATGCTCGTGGTTTCCTTGCGGGGCAGGCCACCCGCGTGGTCGACGGCCGCCATGCTGCGGCTGCATCTGGACGATCGCACAGCCGAGCCCCCTTCGTCGTGGCCGGGCCACCGTTCGTCGACCGTTCGTCGTCTCGGCAGACGTTCGAACCGCTGA
- a CDS encoding DUF485 domain-containing protein → MSTEPNAPGPPETDWDKAHDSPEFKELRARLRRFVFPVSALFLVWYLLYVLLADYAHGFMSTKLAGNITVGLIFGLLQFVSTFVITGLYVRYANKKLDPIAEKIRTDLESETK, encoded by the coding sequence ATGAGTACCGAACCGAACGCTCCCGGTCCGCCTGAAACGGACTGGGACAAAGCCCACGACAGCCCCGAGTTCAAGGAGTTGCGCGCGCGGCTGCGCCGGTTCGTCTTCCCGGTCTCGGCGCTGTTCCTCGTCTGGTACCTGCTCTACGTGCTGCTCGCCGACTACGCGCACGGCTTCATGAGCACGAAGCTGGCCGGCAACATCACCGTCGGTCTCATCTTCGGTCTGCTGCAGTTCGTTTCCACCTTCGTGATCACCGGGCTCTACGTCCGCTACGCGAACAAGAAACTCGACCCCATCGCGGAGAAGATCCGCACCGACCTCGAGAGTGAGACCAAATGA